The following are from one region of the Paenibacillus sp. JZ16 genome:
- the purF gene encoding amidophosphoribosyltransferase, with protein MSHELIPEGLWTGDYYNEGTGQSDIFDTLKEECGVFGVFGHPDAASLSYYGLHALQHRGEESAGICVADGENFNYHRGMGLVKEVFDKDKLESLQGSMSIGHVRYSTSGDSRLTNAQPLVFKYREGNLAIATNGNIVNEPKLRRELEMEGSIFQTTSDTEVIAHLIARSPKDFVEAAKDALQRLVGGFAFLLMTNDKLLVASDPNGLRPLTMGRLGDAYIFTSETCALEVIGAEAIRDVAPGELLILDRNGLREERYTEAGRKALCAMEYIYFSRPDSDLNGSNLHSARKRMGSKMALESFVDADVVTGVPDSSISAAIGYAEQTGIPYELGLIKNKYTGRTFIQPSQELREQGVKMKLSAVRRVVEGKRVVMIDDSIVRGTTSRRIVNLLREAGATEVHVRITSPPFKNPCFYGIDTPDRRELIASEKSVEEICREINADSLSFLSPEGLISAIGGYDEHSPKGGLCMACFDNDYPTQIDFNGEEKMGCSC; from the coding sequence ATGTCTCATGAACTGATACCCGAAGGACTGTGGACAGGGGATTACTACAATGAGGGAACAGGTCAGAGCGATATTTTTGATACATTAAAAGAAGAGTGCGGCGTATTCGGGGTGTTTGGGCATCCCGATGCCGCCTCCCTTTCCTATTACGGGCTTCACGCCCTCCAGCACCGCGGCGAAGAAAGCGCAGGAATCTGCGTAGCCGACGGCGAGAATTTCAATTATCACCGCGGGATGGGACTTGTAAAAGAAGTGTTTGATAAAGACAAGCTGGAATCGCTGCAGGGCAGCATGTCGATCGGGCATGTCCGTTACTCGACCAGCGGGGACAGCAGACTGACGAATGCGCAGCCGCTCGTCTTTAAATATCGCGAGGGCAATCTGGCGATTGCTACGAACGGCAACATCGTCAACGAGCCGAAGCTTCGGCGCGAGCTGGAGATGGAGGGCTCCATATTCCAGACGACCAGCGATACGGAAGTCATTGCGCATCTGATCGCGCGTTCGCCGAAGGATTTTGTCGAGGCTGCCAAGGATGCCTTGCAGCGCTTGGTGGGCGGGTTCGCCTTTCTGCTCATGACCAATGACAAGCTGCTCGTCGCCTCGGACCCGAACGGACTCCGTCCGCTCACGATGGGTCGTCTGGGCGATGCGTATATCTTCACTTCGGAGACCTGCGCGCTTGAAGTCATCGGGGCGGAAGCGATCCGCGATGTTGCTCCCGGAGAGCTGCTGATTCTCGATCGGAACGGGCTTCGGGAAGAACGGTATACGGAAGCGGGACGCAAAGCGTTGTGCGCGATGGAATATATTTATTTCTCCCGTCCGGACAGCGATCTGAACGGCTCCAATCTGCATTCGGCCCGTAAACGGATGGGCAGCAAGATGGCCCTGGAATCGTTCGTGGATGCCGATGTGGTTACAGGCGTACCGGATTCCAGCATCTCGGCCGCTATCGGTTATGCCGAGCAAACGGGCATTCCTTACGAGCTGGGATTGATCAAGAATAAATATACGGGCCGGACGTTCATTCAGCCGAGCCAGGAGCTGCGCGAACAGGGCGTGAAGATGAAGCTGAGCGCGGTACGGCGCGTGGTCGAAGGCAAACGGGTGGTCATGATCGATGACTCCATCGTACGGGGAACCACGTCCCGCCGGATCGTTAATTTGCTTCGCGAAGCGGGCGCGACCGAAGTGCATGTGCGGATTACGTCGCCGCCATTCAAGAACCCTTGCTTCTACGGCATCGATACGCCGGACCGCAGAGAGCTGATCGCTTCCGAGAAAAGCGTCGAGGAAATCTGCCGGGAGATCAACGCGGATTCCTTATCGTTCCTGAGCCCGGAGGGACTTATATCCGCCATTGGCGGTTATGATGAGCACAGCCCTAAAGGCGGCTTGTGCATGGCATGCTTTGATAATGATTACCCGACGCAGATTGATTTTAACGGGGAAGAGAAGATGGGCTGCAGCTGCTGA
- a CDS encoding histidine phosphatase family protein: MAIYLVRHGQDEEGYRGGWSQRGLIDEGIRQAEKLGQYLNEHKHDFNIHRIVCSDLQRAYQTASILADKLGLPFHGSEDWREMNNGLLAGIPNSLAEEKFPGLYFSSLRMDERYPGGESPQENFQRIKETFTRLCQDQLETNDHENVLVVTHGGVINIIYHLIKDMAWSNKNPLFPAANTGLHRVEFRGGRWEFTLENAAPHL; this comes from the coding sequence ATGGCTATCTATCTCGTAAGGCATGGTCAAGATGAAGAAGGGTACCGCGGAGGGTGGAGCCAGCGCGGGCTCATAGACGAAGGGATCAGGCAAGCGGAAAAGCTGGGGCAATACTTAAACGAACACAAGCATGATTTTAATATCCACCGAATCGTATGCAGCGATTTACAGAGAGCCTATCAGACTGCCTCCATATTGGCCGATAAGCTTGGCCTTCCGTTTCATGGTTCCGAGGATTGGAGGGAGATGAATAACGGTCTGCTCGCTGGAATACCTAACTCTTTAGCGGAAGAGAAGTTCCCTGGATTGTATTTTTCCAGCTTACGAATGGACGAAAGATACCCGGGCGGTGAAAGTCCGCAAGAAAATTTCCAGCGGATTAAGGAAACCTTCACGAGATTATGCCAGGATCAGCTTGAAACAAATGATCACGAGAACGTATTGGTGGTCACTCACGGGGGAGTGATTAACATCATTTATCATCTAATCAAGGATATGGCATGGAGCAATAAGAATCCGCTCTTCCCGGCGGCGAACACCGGGCTGCACAGGGTGGAGTTCCGGGGCGGGCGCTGGGAGTTTACCCTGGAGAATGCAGCACCTCATTTGTAA
- a CDS encoding phosphoribosylaminoimidazolesuccinocarboxamide synthase, with protein MTLTALSTATHLVNVPLLYKGKVRELYDLGEHVLIVVTDRISAFDYVLEPPVPAKGTVLNKLSAFWFEQTAQLISNHVVHTDVNLLGDAVKDKELLDGRIMVCRRAERIDIECVVRGYITGGGWRQYQSSGEVNGMKLPEGLRKNEAFPEPIFTPAAKNDVGHDEDIPLSRMKELVGEELALQLQNKSLMLYKFARDYCSKHGIILADCKFEFGLIDGEIILIDEIFTPDSSRFWDEKNYALDIEIDSMDKEPVRTYLASSDWDKNSEPDPLPQAVVEETTRRYTDIYSRITGASL; from the coding sequence ATGACATTAACGGCATTATCGACCGCCACTCATCTGGTCAACGTACCGCTGCTGTATAAGGGCAAGGTTCGTGAATTGTACGACCTGGGCGAGCACGTACTCATTGTAGTAACCGACCGTATTTCCGCTTTTGACTATGTGCTGGAGCCGCCCGTGCCGGCCAAAGGAACCGTGCTGAACAAGCTGAGCGCCTTCTGGTTTGAACAAACGGCGCAGCTCATCAGCAATCATGTCGTGCATACAGACGTGAACCTCCTGGGCGATGCCGTCAAGGATAAGGAGCTGCTGGATGGACGAATCATGGTGTGCCGGAGGGCCGAACGCATCGATATCGAATGCGTGGTGCGCGGGTACATTACCGGCGGAGGCTGGAGGCAGTATCAGTCCTCTGGCGAGGTTAACGGCATGAAGCTGCCGGAGGGTCTGCGCAAGAATGAGGCTTTTCCCGAGCCGATCTTCACGCCGGCGGCGAAGAACGATGTCGGTCATGACGAGGACATCCCGCTATCGCGCATGAAGGAGCTTGTCGGCGAGGAGCTGGCGCTGCAGCTGCAGAACAAAAGCCTGATGCTGTACAAGTTCGCCCGCGATTATTGCAGCAAGCACGGCATTATTTTGGCCGATTGCAAGTTTGAGTTCGGTTTAATCGATGGAGAGATCATTCTGATCGATGAGATTTTCACGCCGGATTCCTCCCGTTTCTGGGATGAGAAGAATTACGCGCTAGACATTGAGATTGACAGTATGGATAAGGAGCCCGTCCGCACGTATCTCGCTTCGTCCGATTGGGATAAGAACAGTGAGCCGGATCCCCTGCCACAGGCCGTGGTAGAGGAGACGACGCGCCGCTATACCGATATTTACAGTCGAATCACGGGTGCAAGCCTGTAA
- the purK gene encoding 5-(carboxyamino)imidazole ribonucleotide synthase, whose translation MMENGAQQTKVSSKKLLPGSVIGVLGGGQLGRMIALDGIRMGYSFVTLDPTPNSPLGQMAEQVTARYDDVEAARQLAVKADVITYEFENVDAGVAQLLEEQSYVPQGSKLLYTTQHRLREKAAIEAAGVPVAPYREITSLEDLQSAASELGLPCVLKTAMGGYDGKGQAVLRSEDELESAYKELAASGTELVLEKFVKFACEISVIAARTPSGIVKSFPPAENVHVNNILHLSIVPARVTSEVQRKACQLAERVAEGMGAVGLLAVEMFVTEDGELYVNELAPRPHNSGHYTMEACSTSQFEQHVRAICDLPLGDTTLLSPVVMVNLLGQHLEEAVWRFGEHDALAESLGVVPKLHLYGKSESKLNRKMGHINLLCGDVDDALEWVEKTNIWRQD comes from the coding sequence ATGATGGAGAACGGAGCACAGCAGACGAAGGTCTCTAGCAAAAAGCTACTGCCAGGTTCCGTCATTGGTGTACTTGGCGGGGGACAACTCGGACGGATGATTGCGCTGGACGGGATCCGGATGGGATATTCGTTCGTCACCCTTGATCCGACGCCGAACTCCCCGCTTGGCCAGATGGCTGAGCAGGTTACGGCCCGGTATGACGACGTCGAGGCTGCCCGGCAGCTCGCCGTCAAAGCGGACGTCATTACGTACGAATTCGAAAATGTCGATGCAGGCGTCGCCCAGCTTCTGGAGGAACAGTCTTATGTCCCCCAGGGAAGCAAGCTGCTGTATACCACGCAGCACCGCTTGCGCGAGAAGGCCGCAATTGAAGCGGCCGGCGTACCGGTTGCGCCGTATCGTGAAATAACAAGCTTGGAAGATTTACAGTCCGCCGCCTCTGAACTTGGACTTCCGTGCGTGCTTAAGACCGCCATGGGGGGTTATGATGGTAAAGGGCAAGCGGTTCTCCGCAGCGAAGATGAGCTGGAATCAGCTTACAAAGAGCTGGCTGCCAGCGGGACGGAGCTGGTGTTGGAGAAGTTCGTGAAGTTCGCGTGCGAGATCTCCGTGATCGCGGCGCGTACGCCCAGCGGCATCGTGAAGAGCTTTCCCCCGGCTGAGAACGTGCATGTCAACAATATTTTGCACTTGTCGATTGTGCCTGCTCGCGTGACAAGCGAAGTACAGCGCAAAGCATGTCAGCTCGCGGAACGCGTAGCTGAAGGCATGGGAGCTGTCGGCCTGCTGGCTGTCGAGATGTTTGTGACCGAGGATGGGGAGCTGTACGTGAATGAGCTTGCACCTCGTCCGCATAACTCGGGTCACTACACGATGGAGGCATGCTCAACCTCTCAATTCGAGCAGCATGTAAGAGCGATCTGCGATCTGCCGCTCGGGGACACAACGCTGCTGAGCCCGGTCGTCATGGTGAACCTCCTGGGACAGCATCTGGAGGAAGCGGTATGGCGCTTTGGAGAGCACGACGCGCTTGCAGAGTCTCTCGGCGTTGTGCCTAAGCTTCATCTATACGGCAAGAGCGAATCGAAGCTTAACCGCAAGATGGGACATATCAACCTCTTGTGCGGGGATGTCGATGACGCGCTCGAATGGGTAGAGAAAACTAATATTTGGAGGCAGGATTAA
- the purQ gene encoding phosphoribosylformylglycinamidine synthase subunit PurQ, whose product MRFAVLVFPGSNCDIDCYKAVEETIGQPVDYVWHTATDLSPYDCILVPGGFSYGDYLRCGAISRFAPVMSEVAKAAEEGKYILGICNGFQILTEAGLLPGALRRNDSMKFRCHDTVLKVNNNTTPFTRDYAEGQEIVIPIAHGEGNYYCDEETLQMLRDNRQIVFTYQNNPNGSIEDIAGICNERGNVIGMMPHPERAVSSLLGSDDGKAMFTSILQAWRDTHGAANVR is encoded by the coding sequence ATGAGATTTGCAGTGCTGGTCTTTCCTGGTTCCAATTGTGATATTGACTGTTATAAGGCGGTAGAAGAGACGATTGGTCAGCCGGTGGATTATGTGTGGCATACGGCTACGGACCTTTCTCCATATGATTGCATTTTGGTACCCGGCGGATTCTCTTATGGAGATTATCTCCGGTGTGGTGCGATTTCCCGATTCGCCCCGGTTATGAGCGAAGTGGCGAAGGCGGCGGAAGAGGGCAAGTATATTCTTGGCATCTGCAACGGATTCCAGATTTTGACGGAAGCCGGACTCCTTCCCGGAGCTCTGCGCCGCAACGATTCGATGAAATTCCGCTGTCATGACACGGTGCTCAAAGTGAACAATAATACAACGCCGTTTACGCGCGATTACGCGGAGGGGCAAGAGATTGTCATTCCGATCGCGCATGGCGAGGGCAATTATTACTGTGATGAAGAAACACTTCAAATGCTCCGGGACAACCGGCAAATCGTATTTACGTATCAAAACAATCCGAACGGCTCGATCGAGGATATCGCAGGCATCTGCAACGAGCGGGGCAACGTAATCGGCATGATGCCGCATCCGGAGCGCGCGGTCAGCAGCCTGCTCGGCTCGGATGACGGTAAAGCAATGTTTACATCCATATTACAGGCATGGAGGGATACTCATGGCGCAGCAAACGTCCGTTAA
- the purS gene encoding phosphoribosylformylglycinamidine synthase subunit PurS: MLKAKVYVTIKQSVLDPQGVAVQGALHSIGYKEVESLRIGKYMELELGTDNREEAELRVKEMCEKLLANTVVENYRYELEG, from the coding sequence ATGTTGAAAGCAAAGGTTTACGTCACGATTAAGCAGAGCGTATTGGACCCTCAAGGGGTAGCGGTGCAAGGTGCACTACATTCGATAGGGTACAAGGAAGTGGAAAGCCTGCGGATCGGTAAATATATGGAACTTGAGCTGGGTACGGACAACCGTGAGGAAGCCGAGCTGCGAGTAAAAGAAATGTGCGAGAAGCTTTTGGCCAATACGGTGGTTGAGAACTACCGTTATGAATTGGAGGGCTAA
- the purE gene encoding 5-(carboxyamino)imidazole ribonucleotide mutase, with protein sequence MTAQVGVIMGSQSDWDTMSHACQVLDELEIPYEKKVVSAHRTPDLMFRYAEEAEGRGLRVIIAGAGGAAHLPGMVASKTVLPVIGVPVKSKALKGLDSLLSIVQMPGGIPVATVAIGKAGATNAGLLAAQILGTSDAGIQERVQARRDRIRDEVLESSDNL encoded by the coding sequence ATGACAGCACAAGTAGGAGTCATTATGGGAAGCCAATCAGATTGGGATACGATGTCCCATGCATGCCAGGTGCTAGACGAGCTTGAAATTCCTTATGAGAAAAAAGTCGTATCCGCTCACCGGACGCCGGACTTGATGTTCCGGTATGCCGAGGAAGCGGAGGGCCGAGGACTTCGCGTCATTATCGCCGGAGCCGGCGGGGCCGCTCACCTGCCCGGAATGGTCGCTTCGAAGACGGTATTGCCGGTTATCGGCGTTCCGGTTAAATCGAAAGCGCTGAAGGGGCTGGATTCATTGTTGTCGATCGTGCAGATGCCGGGCGGCATTCCGGTAGCAACCGTAGCGATCGGTAAAGCGGGAGCAACCAACGCCGGATTGCTCGCCGCCCAGATTTTAGGCACTTCGGATGCAGGGATTCAGGAAAGAGTGCAAGCGCGCCGGGACCGTATCCGTGACGAAGTGCTGGAAAGCAGCGATAACCTATGA
- a CDS encoding universal stress protein, producing the protein MLFTKILLAYDGSKAANKALGRAVELAKVTPGATLDVIHAYDFPRFFVGEGLAPIPASLNKDVYDLAVQTTEEIRERIEKSGVNGQVEMIQGPPAEVILEYANQNGSDLIVIGSRGLGGIREFVLGSVSHNVVQHAKIPVLVVK; encoded by the coding sequence ATGCTTTTTACTAAAATTCTTCTAGCTTACGACGGCTCCAAAGCAGCGAATAAAGCGCTCGGACGTGCGGTTGAACTTGCCAAGGTAACACCGGGAGCTACGCTGGATGTCATTCATGCTTACGATTTTCCGCGTTTCTTCGTTGGGGAAGGGCTTGCCCCAATTCCAGCTTCACTTAATAAAGATGTCTACGATCTTGCTGTGCAGACGACAGAGGAAATCCGCGAGCGGATTGAGAAGTCAGGCGTTAACGGCCAAGTGGAGATGATCCAGGGTCCTCCGGCTGAAGTCATTCTGGAGTATGCGAATCAGAACGGCAGTGACCTGATTGTCATCGGCAGCCGCGGTCTTGGCGGTATCCGCGAGTTCGTACTGGGCAGTGTCAGCCATAATGTAGTGCAGCATGCAAAGATTCCGGTGCTGGTTGTAAAATAA
- the purL gene encoding phosphoribosylformylglycinamidine synthase subunit PurL has translation MAQQTSVKEPTAEQIAEHQIYKQMGVSDSEYELICSFMGRKPNYTEIGVFSVMWSEHCAYKNSKPLLRRFPTSGPRVLMGPGEGAGIVDIGDNQAVVFKIESHNHPSAVEPYQGAATGVGGIIRDIFSMGARPVAILNSLRFGKLESDRVKYLFEHVVSGIAGYGNCIGIPTVGGEVVFDESYEGNPLVNAMCVGVIDHDKIQRGVAKGVGNPVFYVGPPTGRDGIHGATFASVELTEESEANRTAVQVGDPFMEKLVMESCLELIDSGIVLGIQDMGAAGLTCSSAEMASKAGNGLELYLDQVPQREEGMTPYEMMLSESQERMLFVVEPKHEEQAREIFERWGVICAKVGKVTDDGRLKLIHHGEVVGDMPVKALVDECPIYNKPSQEPAYYQEQAAVDTLRYEEVKDLGGALKKVLGSPSLASKAWVYNQYDYMVRTSTAVRPGSDAAVVTVPGTRKALAMTTDCNGRYVYLDPELGGRIAVSEAARNIVCSGAEPLAITDNLNFGSPEKPEIFWQMEKAVDGMAEACRELETPVIGGNVSLYNENAKGAIYPTPVVGMVGLIHDTDHITTQGFKAEGDAIYVLGDTRAELGGSEFQAIMHGVSEGRPPELNLDTEKKLLGGVLKAIQSGLVQSAHDMSEGGLAAALAESCISGNVGASVQWSTDLRNDVALFSESQSRIVLSVSPDHKNALEKLLQEADVPFTALGVVGGNKLSININGASALEESVEALKSVWEDAIPCLMN, from the coding sequence ATGGCGCAGCAAACGTCCGTTAAGGAACCGACAGCAGAACAGATCGCAGAGCATCAGATTTACAAGCAAATGGGAGTTTCGGACAGCGAGTATGAGCTGATCTGTTCCTTCATGGGACGCAAGCCGAATTACACAGAAATCGGCGTATTCAGTGTCATGTGGTCCGAGCATTGCGCCTACAAAAATTCCAAGCCGCTGCTTCGTCGTTTCCCGACAAGCGGCCCGCGCGTCCTAATGGGACCGGGCGAGGGCGCCGGGATCGTTGATATCGGCGACAACCAAGCGGTTGTATTCAAAATCGAAAGCCATAACCATCCGTCCGCTGTAGAGCCTTATCAAGGCGCAGCCACGGGCGTTGGCGGCATTATCCGCGATATTTTCTCCATGGGGGCAAGACCGGTAGCGATTCTTAACTCGCTTCGTTTCGGCAAGCTGGAGAGCGATCGCGTTAAATATTTGTTTGAGCACGTGGTATCCGGCATTGCCGGTTACGGCAACTGCATCGGGATCCCGACGGTAGGCGGCGAGGTTGTATTCGACGAAAGTTATGAAGGCAATCCGCTGGTCAATGCGATGTGCGTCGGCGTTATCGACCATGATAAGATTCAGCGCGGCGTTGCAAAAGGGGTAGGCAATCCGGTCTTTTATGTCGGGCCTCCAACTGGCCGCGATGGCATCCACGGCGCAACCTTCGCTTCCGTTGAGCTGACGGAGGAATCCGAAGCGAACCGCACGGCCGTTCAGGTCGGCGATCCGTTCATGGAGAAACTCGTGATGGAGTCCTGCCTCGAGCTGATTGATTCCGGCATCGTGCTGGGCATTCAGGATATGGGCGCGGCTGGATTGACTTGCTCCAGCGCGGAAATGGCAAGTAAAGCAGGCAACGGTCTTGAGCTGTACCTGGACCAAGTGCCTCAGCGCGAAGAAGGCATGACGCCTTATGAAATGATGCTGTCGGAGTCCCAGGAACGGATGCTGTTCGTGGTTGAGCCGAAGCATGAGGAGCAAGCCCGAGAAATCTTCGAACGCTGGGGCGTTATCTGCGCCAAAGTCGGCAAAGTGACGGACGATGGCCGCCTGAAGCTGATCCACCACGGTGAGGTGGTAGGCGACATGCCGGTTAAAGCGCTCGTAGACGAATGCCCGATCTATAACAAACCATCCCAAGAACCGGCTTACTACCAAGAGCAGGCTGCGGTGGATACGCTTCGTTATGAAGAAGTGAAGGATTTGGGCGGTGCCCTCAAGAAGGTGCTCGGTTCGCCAAGCCTTGCAAGCAAAGCATGGGTATACAACCAATACGATTATATGGTTCGCACCAGCACGGCCGTTCGTCCGGGTTCGGATGCTGCTGTCGTAACGGTGCCGGGAACGCGCAAAGCCCTGGCGATGACAACGGACTGTAACGGACGTTACGTCTACCTCGACCCTGAGCTTGGCGGCAGAATCGCGGTCAGCGAAGCAGCGCGCAATATCGTGTGCTCCGGCGCCGAGCCGCTGGCGATTACGGATAACCTGAACTTCGGAAGCCCGGAGAAGCCGGAAATTTTCTGGCAGATGGAAAAAGCCGTGGACGGCATGGCGGAAGCTTGTCGTGAGCTTGAAACGCCGGTCATCGGCGGAAATGTGAGTCTCTACAACGAGAATGCCAAAGGCGCGATTTATCCGACGCCGGTTGTCGGCATGGTCGGCCTGATCCATGATACGGATCATATTACGACACAAGGCTTCAAGGCGGAAGGCGATGCCATCTACGTTCTGGGTGATACCCGTGCGGAACTGGGCGGCAGCGAGTTCCAAGCGATCATGCATGGAGTATCGGAAGGCAGACCGCCGGAACTGAACCTGGATACCGAGAAGAAATTGCTCGGCGGCGTACTGAAGGCCATCCAATCCGGTCTGGTACAATCCGCGCATGATATGTCGGAGGGGGGACTTGCAGCCGCGCTGGCGGAGAGCTGCATCAGCGGCAACGTTGGGGCGAGCGTGCAATGGTCAACCGATCTGCGTAACGACGTAGCGCTCTTTAGCGAGAGCCAATCCCGGATCGTGCTGTCGGTGTCTCCTGATCATAAGAACGCGCTGGAGAAGCTCCTGCAAGAAGCGGACGTTCCATTTACCGCGCTTGGCGTAGTCGGCGGGAATAAGCTTAGCATTAACATTAACGGTGCTTCTGCGCTGGAAGAATCCGTGGAGGCTTTGAAATCCGTCTGGGAGGATGCCATTCCATGTCTCATGAACTGA
- the purB gene encoding adenylosuccinate lyase gives MIERYSRPEMRAIWTEENKFRAWLEVELCACEAWADLGVIPKEDTVKLRQNATFNMDRIYEIEQETRHDVIAFTRAVSESLGEERKWVHYGLTSTDVVDTAMGYLLKQANDILEQDILRFIGILKEKALAYKHTPMMGRTHGVHAEPTTFGLKMALWHEEMIRNLERFRHAADGVQYGKISGAVGTYANIDPSVEEFVCRKLGTKPAPISTQTLQRDRHAEYMATLALIATSLEKFATEVRALQKSEVREVEEAFAKGQKGSSAMPHKRNPIGSENISGLARVIRGHMVSAYENVSLWHERDISHSSVERIILPDATMLLNYMLNRFGNIVKNLTVFPENMKRNMARTFGVPFSGRIMTKLIDKGFSREQAYDTVQPRAMQAWEEQRQFREIVESTPEITEVLSAEEIEDAFNPSWHLKHVDTIFAKLGLE, from the coding sequence ATGATTGAACGTTACAGCAGACCGGAAATGCGGGCGATTTGGACCGAGGAGAACAAATTCAGAGCATGGCTGGAAGTGGAATTGTGCGCATGCGAGGCATGGGCGGATCTCGGCGTCATTCCGAAGGAAGATACCGTTAAGCTTCGCCAGAATGCAACCTTTAATATGGATCGGATTTATGAAATCGAACAGGAAACCCGCCATGATGTCATCGCCTTTACACGCGCGGTTTCGGAAAGCCTTGGCGAGGAGCGCAAATGGGTTCACTACGGTTTGACTTCGACGGATGTGGTGGATACCGCGATGGGATATCTGCTCAAGCAAGCCAACGATATTTTGGAGCAGGACATCCTGCGCTTTATCGGTATTTTGAAAGAGAAGGCACTGGCTTACAAGCATACCCCGATGATGGGCAGAACGCATGGGGTGCATGCAGAACCGACAACCTTCGGTTTGAAAATGGCGCTGTGGCATGAAGAAATGATCCGTAACCTGGAGCGCTTCCGCCATGCGGCCGACGGCGTGCAGTACGGCAAAATTTCCGGAGCCGTTGGAACGTATGCCAACATCGATCCTTCGGTTGAAGAATTCGTCTGCCGCAAGCTTGGCACGAAGCCGGCGCCGATCTCGACCCAGACGCTGCAGCGTGACCGTCATGCGGAATACATGGCAACACTTGCGCTCATCGCGACTTCGCTCGAGAAGTTCGCTACCGAAGTCCGCGCACTCCAGAAGAGTGAGGTTCGCGAGGTCGAAGAGGCATTCGCCAAAGGACAAAAAGGTTCCTCCGCGATGCCGCATAAACGGAATCCGATCGGTTCGGAGAACATCTCGGGTCTTGCGCGCGTCATTCGCGGCCACATGGTTTCGGCTTACGAGAACGTGTCGCTCTGGCATGAGCGGGATATTTCCCACTCCTCGGTAGAACGTATCATCCTGCCGGACGCTACGATGCTGCTGAACTACATGCTGAACCGCTTCGGCAACATCGTGAAGAACCTGACCGTCTTCCCGGAGAACATGAAGCGCAACATGGCTCGCACGTTCGGCGTTCCTTTCTCGGGCCGGATCATGACGAAGCTGATCGACAAGGGCTTCAGCCGCGAGCAAGCGTACGATACCGTTCAGCCTCGGGCCATGCAGGCATGGGAAGAGCAGCGTCAATTCCGCGAGATCGTGGAATCCACGCCTGAGATCACCGAGGTGCTCAGCGCTGAGGAGATCGAAGATGCATTTAATCCAAGCTGGCACCTGAAGCATGTGGATACGATTTTTGCCAAGCTGGGATTGGAATAG
- a CDS encoding DUF1294 domain-containing protein, with amino-acid sequence MRPALIVWFIFINAVAYLVMSEDKRRARMGRDRVPERTLFLLAAIGGALGVWIAMYRKRHKTRHLSFKMGVPLLLVVNVALYTYFWG; translated from the coding sequence GTGAGACCTGCACTGATCGTTTGGTTTATTTTTATCAATGCGGTAGCCTACCTGGTCATGTCGGAGGATAAACGGCGTGCCCGAATGGGACGGGATCGGGTTCCGGAGAGAACGCTGTTTCTGCTGGCTGCCATAGGCGGGGCCTTGGGTGTATGGATTGCCATGTACCGCAAGCGTCATAAAACGAGGCATTTATCATTTAAAATGGGCGTGCCGCTGTTGTTAGTCGTGAATGTCGCGCTCTACACGTACTTCTGGGGATAA